One region of Catenuloplanes indicus genomic DNA includes:
- a CDS encoding glucuronyl esterase domain-containing protein: MIVKRLLILIAVLGLCFVAVPRPAFAAPAEDDGADCPIGQGTVTANSRLPDPFTRIDGTRVTSRSDWRCRRAEIKDQAERYVYGEKPARPTSVTGTVSRTGITVTVSEGGRSASFSAGVDLPSGTGPFPAVVVLGGFGADTAAIKAAGAAVISYDPLAVGREGTPRTSKQGAFYTLYGASSGTGILLAWAWGVSRIIDVLEQSGGTVLRADATGVTGCSRYGKGAFVTGAFDQRIALTMPVESGSGGTPIFRGIPGESGAQPLSSAYGEQPWLGDAFGSYTGNPAGLPIDTHSVVGMIAPRGLFIMDNPHIAWLAARSSSVAALGGAEVYRALGAGDAISYWSDVSDGTHCANRSEWRAPLQQSIQRFLGGTGSAPAVFRISSRAAGNLAEWRTWQTPTLTAGTSSPSPSVTPSASPSPGAGGCSATVSVNQWNGGFVATVRVAAGAAAIDGWTVSVTLPGGAAVTSTWNAIAASSSGAVGFSNVAWNGAVPAGGATEFGFQGTGSGSGLTPSCAAR; encoded by the coding sequence ATGATCGTCAAGAGACTGCTGATCCTGATCGCGGTGCTCGGACTCTGCTTCGTCGCGGTACCGCGGCCGGCGTTCGCGGCTCCGGCCGAGGACGACGGCGCCGACTGCCCGATCGGCCAGGGCACGGTCACCGCGAACAGCCGGCTGCCCGACCCGTTCACCCGGATCGACGGCACGCGCGTCACCTCCCGGTCCGACTGGCGCTGCCGGCGGGCGGAGATCAAGGACCAGGCGGAGCGGTACGTGTACGGCGAGAAGCCCGCGCGGCCCACGTCGGTCACCGGGACGGTGAGCCGGACCGGCATCACCGTGACCGTGTCCGAGGGCGGGCGCAGCGCGTCCTTCTCGGCCGGCGTGGACCTGCCGAGCGGCACCGGGCCGTTCCCGGCCGTCGTGGTGCTCGGCGGGTTCGGCGCGGACACCGCCGCGATCAAGGCGGCCGGTGCCGCGGTGATCAGCTACGACCCGCTCGCGGTCGGCCGCGAGGGCACGCCGCGCACCAGCAAGCAGGGCGCGTTCTACACGCTGTACGGCGCGTCCAGCGGCACCGGCATCCTGCTCGCCTGGGCGTGGGGCGTCAGCCGGATCATCGACGTGCTGGAGCAGTCCGGCGGCACGGTCCTGCGCGCGGACGCGACCGGCGTCACCGGCTGTTCCCGCTACGGCAAGGGCGCGTTCGTCACCGGCGCGTTCGACCAGCGGATCGCGCTCACCATGCCGGTCGAGTCCGGCAGCGGCGGCACGCCGATCTTCCGGGGGATACCGGGGGAGAGCGGGGCGCAGCCGCTGAGCAGCGCGTACGGCGAGCAGCCGTGGCTCGGCGACGCGTTCGGCTCCTACACCGGGAACCCGGCCGGGCTGCCGATCGACACGCACTCCGTGGTCGGGATGATCGCGCCGCGTGGGCTGTTCATCATGGACAATCCGCATATCGCGTGGCTGGCGGCCCGGTCGTCCAGCGTCGCGGCGCTCGGCGGCGCCGAGGTCTACCGGGCGCTGGGCGCGGGCGACGCGATCTCCTACTGGTCCGACGTGTCGGACGGCACGCACTGCGCGAACCGGTCCGAGTGGCGGGCGCCGCTGCAACAGAGCATCCAGAGGTTCCTCGGGGGTACGGGGAGCGCGCCGGCCGTCTTCCGGATCTCCAGCCGGGCCGCGGGGAACCTGGCGGAGTGGCGGACCTGGCAGACGCCGACGCTGACCGCGGGCACGTCGTCGCCCTCGCCGTCGGTCACGCCGTCCGCGTCGCCGTCGCCCGGGGCGGGCGGGTGCTCCGCGACCGTGTCGGTCAATCAGTGGAACGGCGGGTTCGTGGCCACCGTGCGGGTCGCGGCGGGTGCTGCCGCGATCGACGGCTGGACCGTGTCCGTGACGCTGCCCGGCGGCGCGGCCGTGACCAGCACGTGGAACGCGATCGCGGCCAGCAGCAGTGGCGCGGTCGGCTTCAGCAACGTCGCCTGGAACGGCGCGGTCCCGGCCGGTGGCGCGACCGAGTTCGGGTTCCAGGGCACCGGTAGCGGCTCCGGCCTGACGCCGTCCTGCGCGGCCCGGTAG
- a CDS encoding histidine phosphatase family protein produces the protein MDELSWLAVVRHGESTGNVAAARAEQSGEEVIDIPERDADVPLSPTGREQAAAVNQWLTGLPADERPTVAVISPYLRARQTAEHALDAIDARTWVDERLRDRELGVLDLLTGKGVRARHPEEAERRARLGKFYYRPPGGESWADVTLRLRSLLGDLRRDHAGDRVILFAHEAIVYLLRYLIEEIAEPDLVKLARDGEVGNCSITSWVTGDDGRLALADFAVVHHLHREGATPTSEEGVDAEPV, from the coding sequence GTGGACGAACTGAGCTGGTTGGCCGTGGTCCGGCACGGCGAGAGCACCGGGAACGTCGCGGCCGCGCGCGCGGAGCAGTCCGGTGAGGAGGTCATCGACATCCCGGAACGCGACGCGGACGTGCCGCTCTCGCCGACCGGGCGGGAGCAGGCCGCCGCCGTGAACCAGTGGCTGACCGGCCTGCCCGCGGACGAGCGGCCCACGGTCGCGGTGATCTCGCCGTACCTGCGCGCCCGGCAGACCGCCGAACACGCGCTCGATGCGATCGACGCGCGCACCTGGGTGGACGAGCGGCTGCGCGACCGTGAACTCGGCGTTCTCGACCTGCTGACCGGCAAGGGCGTCCGCGCTCGGCACCCGGAGGAGGCGGAGCGCCGCGCCCGGCTCGGCAAGTTCTACTACCGGCCGCCGGGCGGCGAGTCCTGGGCCGACGTCACGCTGCGGCTGCGCAGCCTGCTCGGCGATCTGCGGCGGGACCACGCCGGCGACCGCGTGATCCTCTTCGCCCACGAGGCGATCGTCTACCTGTTGCGCTACCTCATCGAGGAGATCGCCGAGCCGGACCTGGTGAAGCTGGCCCGGGACGGCGAGGTCGGCAACTGCTCGATCACCAGCTGGGTCACCGGCGACGACGGGCGGCTCGCGCTGGCGGACTTCGCCGTCGTCCACCACCTGCACCGCGAGGGTGCCACCCCGACCAGCGAGGAGGGCGTCGATGCCGAACCGGTCTGA
- a CDS encoding NAD(P)H-hydrate dehydratase yields the protein MPNRSEPADVITPRVLRDWQLPIPVGGKDARGTVLVVGGSRFTPGAVLLAGVAALRAGAGVLQLAVAESTAAALSISVPEALVVGLTETSGGSVEGRCGERLGALASEARVIAVGPGLDDVDETMGLLRGLLDAAGPETVFVLDAYALGALSQEPDLIRASGRTAVLTPNLTEARILLGRDVGEDLDDTAAELAGTYGAVVSMYGHIASRPAADGTVRRWREESADAGLGTSGSGDVRTGIVAGLLSRGAEPDQAACWAAWAHATAGQRLVPAHGRIGFLARELLDEIGPALAMLQ from the coding sequence ATGCCGAACCGGTCTGAGCCCGCGGACGTCATCACGCCCCGCGTGCTGCGCGACTGGCAGCTGCCGATCCCGGTCGGCGGAAAGGACGCGCGCGGCACCGTGCTCGTGGTCGGCGGCTCCCGCTTCACGCCCGGCGCCGTGCTGCTGGCCGGTGTGGCCGCGCTGCGCGCCGGCGCCGGCGTGCTGCAACTCGCGGTCGCCGAGTCGACCGCGGCCGCGCTCAGCATCTCGGTGCCGGAGGCGCTGGTCGTCGGCCTGACCGAGACGTCCGGCGGATCGGTCGAGGGCCGGTGCGGCGAACGCCTCGGCGCGCTCGCGTCCGAGGCGCGCGTGATCGCGGTCGGCCCCGGCCTGGACGACGTGGACGAGACCATGGGGCTGCTCCGCGGTCTGCTGGACGCGGCCGGCCCGGAGACCGTGTTCGTGCTGGACGCGTACGCGCTCGGCGCGCTCAGCCAGGAGCCGGACCTGATCCGCGCGTCCGGCCGCACCGCCGTGCTCACCCCGAACCTGACCGAGGCCCGCATCCTGCTCGGCCGAGACGTCGGCGAGGACCTCGACGACACCGCCGCGGAACTGGCCGGGACGTACGGCGCGGTGGTCTCGATGTACGGCCACATCGCGTCCCGCCCGGCAGCGGACGGCACGGTCCGGCGCTGGCGCGAGGAGTCCGCGGACGCCGGCCTGGGCACGTCCGGCAGCGGCGACGTGCGCACCGGCATCGTCGCCGGCCTGCTCTCCCGCGGCGCCGAACCGGACCAGGCCGCGTGCTGGGCGGCCTGGGCACACGCGACCGCCGGTCAGCGCCTGGTCCCGGCCCACGGCCGGATCGGCTTCCTGGCCCGCGAACTCCTCGACGAGATCGGCCCGGCCCTCGCGATGCTCCAGTAG
- a CDS encoding transglutaminase family protein yields MVRVIRAAGLPVALIGMIALCGVLLGRVYSGPLLSQAVAGAAVLSVGISTAVRRLPSWTVAPLSVLALAGYTVLVLRLAAQRAELDAPLAQVLVDAARNGIPRMLTAMIPVEPTPDTLVIPLVAAWLAGLAATEVSGRAGWVLLGYTAPVALFAGTLYVVGPNADAALPPTLGFVALAALGLVTAPGRTAPRTAPQTVATASDAEPAGRLRRLIGPVVALAVLLALVFAGAPRIAGVVTATPVDPRRYVEPPQVDSLDESPLNRISGWALNPDQHLFDVTPLAGEGLPLVRLAVLNDYDGVTWKVGATYRAAGRVLPPDPPPPGATVEQAVQRLTIADLSGRLLPAVPTPSGVEGTRVAYDAESGTLIRPEGLTAGLTYTVTSARQRLDLSGLPVADVPSGPGVARLLTVSDGVPEQVQQLADQLGEENGAPYDRAVAIEQFLATHYRVAADAASGHSYPNLGFFLFGPRNAGGQEGTSEQFAASFAVLARLLGLPSRVVVGFSPRAEGGAPAGTVAVRGADAFAWPEVLFDGVGWVSFNPMPQPDTEPRPVEEDFRPEPEKSEEPPTDAPTPSVAPSASASPGDALAESAAGSGRTRAVIAGGVSGTVLLVLAGLVIALLTMRRALSRRRLHAPDPRERVTGAWLEVGDALRLAGRPPPPDLTATEFAGHAAETAAQAAARVKKLRTAAPPLDDLAELMNRDAFAPDDIDPRQADHAGTQAVAYVSALRAHRPWWRRLLWSLHPGPLRWAKRRRG; encoded by the coding sequence ATGGTGAGGGTGATACGCGCGGCCGGGCTCCCGGTCGCGCTGATCGGCATGATCGCGCTCTGCGGCGTCCTGCTCGGCCGGGTCTACTCCGGGCCGCTGCTGTCGCAGGCGGTCGCGGGCGCGGCCGTGCTCAGCGTCGGCATCTCGACCGCGGTCCGCCGCCTGCCGTCCTGGACCGTCGCGCCGCTGTCCGTGCTGGCGCTCGCCGGGTACACCGTGCTGGTGCTCCGGCTGGCCGCGCAGCGCGCCGAGCTGGACGCGCCGCTCGCCCAGGTGCTGGTGGACGCGGCCCGCAACGGCATCCCGCGCATGCTGACCGCCATGATCCCGGTCGAGCCGACGCCGGACACGCTGGTGATCCCGCTGGTCGCGGCGTGGCTGGCCGGGCTGGCCGCGACCGAGGTGTCCGGCCGGGCCGGCTGGGTGCTGCTGGGCTACACCGCACCGGTCGCGCTGTTCGCCGGCACGCTCTACGTGGTCGGCCCGAACGCCGACGCGGCGCTCCCGCCCACGCTCGGCTTCGTGGCGCTGGCCGCGCTCGGCCTGGTCACCGCGCCGGGCCGGACCGCGCCCCGGACAGCCCCGCAGACCGTGGCGACCGCGTCCGACGCCGAACCGGCCGGCCGGCTACGGCGCCTGATCGGTCCGGTCGTCGCGCTGGCCGTGCTGCTCGCGCTGGTCTTCGCGGGCGCGCCGCGGATCGCCGGTGTGGTCACCGCGACCCCGGTCGACCCGCGCCGGTACGTCGAACCGCCGCAGGTGGACAGCCTGGACGAGAGCCCGCTGAACCGGATCTCCGGCTGGGCGCTGAACCCGGACCAGCACCTGTTCGACGTCACGCCGCTGGCGGGTGAAGGGCTTCCGCTGGTCCGGCTGGCCGTGCTCAACGACTACGACGGGGTGACCTGGAAGGTCGGCGCCACGTACCGGGCCGCGGGCCGGGTGCTGCCCCCCGACCCGCCACCGCCCGGCGCGACCGTGGAGCAGGCCGTGCAGCGGCTCACCATCGCGGACCTGTCCGGCCGGCTGCTGCCCGCCGTCCCGACGCCGTCCGGGGTGGAGGGCACCCGGGTCGCGTACGACGCGGAGTCCGGCACACTGATCCGCCCGGAGGGCCTGACCGCCGGGCTGACCTACACCGTCACGTCCGCACGGCAGCGGCTGGACCTGAGCGGCCTGCCGGTCGCGGACGTACCCAGCGGCCCGGGCGTGGCCCGGCTGCTGACCGTCTCGGACGGCGTGCCGGAGCAGGTGCAGCAACTCGCCGACCAGCTCGGCGAGGAGAACGGCGCACCGTACGACCGGGCGGTGGCGATCGAGCAGTTCCTGGCCACGCACTACCGGGTGGCGGCGGACGCGGCGAGCGGGCACTCGTACCCCAACCTGGGTTTCTTCCTCTTCGGCCCGCGCAACGCGGGTGGCCAGGAGGGCACGTCCGAGCAGTTCGCGGCCTCGTTCGCGGTCCTGGCCCGGCTGCTCGGCCTGCCGTCCCGGGTGGTCGTCGGCTTCTCGCCGCGCGCGGAAGGCGGTGCGCCGGCCGGGACGGTCGCGGTCCGCGGTGCGGACGCGTTCGCCTGGCCGGAGGTGCTGTTCGACGGCGTCGGCTGGGTGTCGTTCAACCCGATGCCGCAGCCGGACACCGAGCCCCGCCCGGTGGAGGAGGACTTCCGGCCCGAGCCGGAGAAGTCCGAGGAGCCGCCCACGGACGCACCGACCCCGTCGGTCGCACCGTCCGCCAGCGCCTCCCCCGGCGACGCGCTCGCCGAGTCCGCGGCCGGCTCCGGGCGCACCCGGGCGGTCATCGCGGGCGGCGTCTCCGGCACCGTGCTGCTCGTCCTGGCCGGCCTGGTCATCGCGCTGCTGACCATGCGCCGCGCGCTGTCCCGGCGGCGGCTGCACGCCCCCGATCCCCGCGAGCGGGTCACCGGCGCCTGGCTGGAGGTCGGCGACGCGCTCCGGCTGGCCGGCCGCCCACCGCCGCCGGACCTGACCGCGACCGAGTTCGCCGGCCACGCCGCGGAGACGGCCGCCCAGGCCGCCGCGCGGGTCAAGAAGCTGCGCACGGCCGCGCCACCGCTGGACGACCTGGCCGAGCTGATGAACCGGGACGCGTTCGCCCCCGACGACATCGACCCGCGCCAGGCGGACCACGCCGGCACCCAGGCCGTCGCCTACGTATCCGCGCTGCGGGCCCACCGCCCGTGGTGGCGCCGCCTGCTCTGGTCCCTGCACCCGGGCCCGCTCCGCTGGGCGAAGCGGCGCCGCGGGTGA